One segment of Haloplanus natans DSM 17983 DNA contains the following:
- a CDS encoding ATP-binding protein — protein sequence MSDLGDFTEFSTDGDADATDTETDPEPDDPSTEADDFESYDVSPAGSDRGLGSVAVSQGLRVAEDGDETTLRAFITSDNRESVRLGKYLLVPYPDEETLFCRITALEYAQEFEADDATEIHARRAMRREDFTERDYKFVASLEPVAVLFSEGDDLQRRMTDRVPKPGAVVGEATDAEEIKTGLAIPSNGIFLGHLSVGGETVRTAASPPTIDYRLKDDYADGDPLVFRHTLVAGGTGSGKTHASKNVLRQYLDSAYPMDDGREVSTAVVQFDPQDEYAAMHDDNPDMTDGVARRLDREGVARGGHEDTVAFVPEVDGSSYGGGGHRAEQVPFTVPFSMVRRRPWLVAGARLNDNQYQALDYLLGRFFDDYGAGGTYDEFTTYLDDPALREELDESGRVHEATFDAVRRRALGSAFRRVFDQDARPVTEQVHELVRPGGLTVVPTYHVNDSRATELVVLAVASLLVDEKLSNDPAYDRIKETPLILGMDEAHNFLTDAESVQARKVISKFTEAAKQGRKERLGLFLITQDPQDVAESVFKQVNTKLVLNLGDEDAISSVNIPPKLEDKVPYMSKGQMVVYSPDNSEPVEVTGLSTCVTRHGD from the coding sequence ATGTCCGACCTCGGCGATTTCACCGAGTTCTCTACCGATGGCGATGCCGACGCTACCGACACCGAGACCGACCCCGAACCGGACGACCCGTCGACCGAGGCGGACGACTTCGAGTCCTACGACGTGTCGCCCGCCGGCTCGGATCGGGGGCTCGGCTCCGTCGCCGTCTCGCAGGGCCTCCGCGTCGCCGAGGACGGCGACGAGACGACGCTGAGGGCGTTCATCACCAGCGACAACCGCGAGTCGGTTCGGCTGGGGAAGTATCTCCTCGTGCCGTACCCGGACGAGGAGACGCTGTTCTGTCGGATCACGGCGCTGGAGTACGCCCAGGAGTTCGAGGCCGACGACGCCACGGAGATTCACGCCCGGCGAGCGATGCGCCGCGAGGACTTCACCGAACGGGACTACAAGTTCGTCGCGTCGCTGGAGCCGGTGGCGGTGCTCTTCTCCGAAGGTGACGACCTGCAACGGCGGATGACCGACCGCGTGCCGAAACCCGGCGCCGTCGTGGGCGAGGCGACGGACGCCGAGGAGATCAAGACCGGATTGGCCATCCCCTCGAACGGAATCTTCCTCGGACATCTCTCGGTCGGCGGCGAGACGGTGCGGACGGCGGCGTCCCCGCCGACCATCGACTATCGGCTGAAAGACGACTACGCCGACGGCGACCCCCTCGTCTTTCGGCACACGCTCGTCGCGGGCGGTACGGGGTCGGGGAAGACCCACGCCTCGAAGAACGTCCTCCGGCAGTATCTCGACTCGGCCTACCCGATGGACGACGGTCGCGAGGTGTCGACGGCGGTGGTCCAGTTCGACCCGCAAGACGAGTACGCGGCGATGCACGACGACAACCCCGACATGACCGACGGCGTCGCCCGCCGCCTCGACCGGGAGGGGGTCGCCCGCGGCGGGCACGAGGACACCGTCGCGTTCGTCCCCGAAGTCGACGGCTCGTCGTACGGCGGCGGCGGCCACCGCGCCGAGCAGGTTCCGTTCACCGTCCCGTTCAGTATGGTCCGGCGGCGGCCGTGGCTGGTCGCGGGCGCCCGACTCAACGACAACCAGTATCAGGCGCTCGACTACCTGCTCGGGCGCTTTTTCGACGACTACGGCGCCGGGGGAACCTACGACGAGTTCACGACGTATCTCGACGACCCGGCGCTCCGCGAGGAACTCGACGAGTCCGGACGGGTCCACGAGGCCACCTTCGACGCCGTCCGCCGTCGGGCGCTCGGCAGCGCGTTCCGCCGCGTCTTCGATCAGGACGCGCGGCCGGTGACGGAGCAGGTGCACGAACTCGTCCGCCCCGGCGGGCTGACCGTGGTGCCGACCTACCACGTCAACGACTCGCGGGCGACGGAACTGGTCGTCCTCGCCGTCGCCAGCCTGCTGGTCGACGAGAAACTGTCGAACGACCCGGCGTACGACCGGATCAAGGAGACGCCGCTGATCCTGGGGATGGACGAGGCGCACAACTTCCTCACGGACGCGGAGAGCGTGCAGGCCCGGAAGGTCATCTCGAAGTTCACCGAGGCGGCCAAGCAGGGCCGGAAAGAACGGCTCGGCCTCTTTCTCATCACCCAGGACCCACAGGACGTGGCGGAGTCGGTGTTCAAGCAGGTGAACACGAAACTCGTCCTCAATCTTGGCGACGAGGATGCCATCAGCAGCGTCAACATCCCGCCGAAACTGGAGGACAAGGTGCCGTACATGTCGAAAGGGCAGATGGTAGTCTACTCGCCCGATAACTCCGAGCCGGTGGAAGTGACGGGGCTGTCGACGTGTGTGACGCGGCACGGCGACTGA
- a CDS encoding zinc-binding metallopeptidase family protein — protein sequence MKPERRAFLDRLLGTPSPSGFETRGQRVWLDYVSEFADDVWTDDYGNAVAVHEGNGMELALAGHADEVGYIVRRIDDDGFVRIGSIGGADRTVSKGQHVTIHADDPVPGVVGQTAIHLRESGEETYDDIGEQYVDVGATDGEAAESLVSVGDPVTVSATVQDLHGSRIAARGMDNRIGVWAAAEGLRRAVEADADATVYAVSTIQEEVGLQGARMIGADLAPDAVVAVDVTHATDSPGVPDKKRGPVELGAGPVLTRGSANHPVLVEMARAAAGDAGVDVQLQAAGSRTGTDADAFFVAAGGIPALNVSLPNRYMHTPVEVIDATDLDRLATLLGAIAVRAGSVDSFAVDI from the coding sequence CTGAAACCGGAGCGCCGAGCGTTTCTGGACCGTCTGCTGGGGACGCCGAGTCCGTCGGGGTTCGAGACGCGCGGTCAACGCGTCTGGCTCGACTACGTGAGCGAGTTCGCCGACGACGTATGGACCGACGACTACGGCAACGCCGTCGCGGTCCACGAGGGCAACGGGATGGAACTCGCCCTCGCCGGCCACGCCGACGAGGTGGGCTACATCGTCCGCCGCATCGACGACGACGGCTTCGTCCGCATCGGGTCCATCGGCGGCGCAGACCGCACCGTCTCGAAAGGACAGCACGTGACGATTCACGCCGACGACCCCGTCCCCGGCGTCGTCGGACAGACCGCGATCCACCTGCGCGAGAGCGGCGAAGAGACCTACGACGACATCGGGGAGCAGTACGTCGACGTGGGGGCCACGGACGGCGAGGCGGCCGAGTCGCTGGTGTCGGTCGGTGACCCGGTGACCGTCTCGGCGACGGTCCAGGACCTCCACGGATCGCGAATCGCGGCCCGCGGCATGGACAACCGGATCGGCGTCTGGGCGGCCGCGGAGGGCCTCCGCCGTGCGGTCGAGGCCGACGCCGACGCGACGGTGTACGCCGTCTCGACGATCCAAGAGGAGGTTGGCCTGCAGGGCGCGCGGATGATCGGGGCCGACCTCGCCCCCGACGCCGTCGTCGCGGTGGACGTGACCCACGCGACGGATTCGCCGGGGGTGCCCGACAAGAAGCGCGGTCCGGTCGAACTCGGGGCCGGGCCGGTGCTCACACGGGGCAGCGCCAACCACCCGGTGCTGGTCGAGATGGCGCGTGCGGCCGCCGGGGACGCGGGGGTCGACGTGCAGTTGCAGGCGGCCGGGAGCCGAACGGGGACGGACGCGGACGCCTTCTTCGTCGCCGCGGGCGGGATTCCGGCGCTGAACGTCAGCCTGCCGAACCGCTATATGCACACGCCGGTCGAGGTGATCGATGCGACCGACCTGGACCGCCTGGCGACGCTGCTCGGCGCGATAGCGGTGCGGGCAGGATCGGTCGATTCGTTCGCAGTCGATATCTGA
- a CDS encoding 50S ribosomal protein L11, giving the protein MAGTIEVLVPGGEATPGPPLGPELGPTPVDVQAVVQQINDETAAFDGMEVPITVEYEDDGSFTIEVGVPPTAELIKDEAGFETGSGEPQETFVADLTVEQVTKIAEQKQSDLLAYDLKNAAKEVVGTCVTLGVTIEGNDPRQFKERIDDGEYDDRFADEAAA; this is encoded by the coding sequence ATGGCTGGAACTATCGAAGTGCTCGTTCCCGGCGGCGAGGCCACCCCTGGCCCGCCGCTCGGGCCTGAACTCGGCCCGACGCCGGTCGACGTGCAGGCCGTCGTACAGCAGATCAACGACGAGACGGCGGCGTTCGACGGCATGGAAGTCCCGATCACCGTCGAGTACGAGGACGACGGCTCCTTTACCATCGAGGTGGGCGTCCCGCCGACGGCCGAGTTGATCAAGGACGAAGCCGGCTTCGAGACGGGCAGCGGCGAACCCCAGGAGACCTTCGTCGCCGACCTCACCGTCGAACAGGTCACGAAAATCGCCGAGCAAAAGCAGTCCGACCTGCTCGCGTACGACCTGAAAAACGCCGCGAAGGAAGTCGTCGGCACCTGTGTCACGCTGGGTGTCACCATCGAGGGCAACGACCCCCGGCAGTTCAAAGAGCGCATCGACGACGGCGAGTACGACGACCGGTTCGCGGACGAAGCGGCGGCGTAG
- a CDS encoding lactate racemase domain-containing protein, with the protein MTDSLVVPEDTIRTTVGDLELPRMGVVEQVWETDSIPIDAIESRAADAVGALDFASVPDGGEVAIGAGSRGIANLPAIVRGVVAGVRDRGYDPFVFPAMGSHGGATAEGQREKLNTLGVSEASVGCEIRATMAVETVGETPERGVPVYADENAVAADGIVMVNRIKPHTDFGGEVESGLSKMLVIGMGKQKGAKMAHDWAVDWSLRNMLPEITSQLLDALPVAGGVAVVEDEHDDTTLIEGVPASGFLERERELLEVAYERMPMLPFDEVDVLVVDRIGKDVSGQGMDTNVTGRRHFTINEPEPESPEVKRIYLRGFTAKTKGNAMGMGQADFAHRDVKENLDWPKALINAITASTVRSVRLPPVVENDRAGLLGALGTIGPVAGDEARVLRVTDTMRLERCYASAPLIEAARKRDDLRVVAEPGDIAFDDRGDFVAPSPGED; encoded by the coding sequence ATGACCGACTCGCTCGTCGTTCCCGAGGACACCATCCGGACGACTGTCGGCGACCTCGAACTCCCCCGCATGGGCGTCGTCGAACAGGTCTGGGAGACCGACTCGATTCCGATCGACGCGATCGAATCCCGGGCCGCAGACGCGGTCGGGGCTCTCGATTTCGCGTCCGTTCCGGACGGGGGCGAGGTTGCCATCGGCGCCGGTAGTCGCGGCATCGCCAACCTCCCCGCCATCGTCCGCGGCGTCGTCGCGGGCGTCCGCGACCGGGGGTACGACCCGTTCGTCTTCCCGGCGATGGGGAGTCACGGCGGCGCGACCGCCGAGGGCCAGCGGGAGAAACTGAACACGCTCGGCGTCAGCGAGGCGTCCGTCGGCTGTGAGATTCGTGCGACGATGGCGGTGGAGACGGTGGGCGAGACGCCCGAACGCGGCGTGCCGGTGTACGCCGACGAAAACGCCGTCGCCGCCGACGGCATCGTGATGGTCAATCGGATCAAACCCCACACCGACTTCGGGGGCGAGGTGGAGAGTGGCCTCTCGAAGATGCTCGTCATCGGGATGGGGAAACAGAAGGGGGCGAAGATGGCCCACGACTGGGCGGTCGACTGGAGCCTGCGGAACATGCTGCCCGAAATCACCAGCCAGTTGCTCGACGCCCTGCCCGTCGCCGGCGGCGTCGCCGTCGTCGAGGACGAACACGACGACACGACGCTGATCGAGGGCGTCCCCGCCTCGGGCTTTCTGGAGCGCGAACGGGAGTTGCTGGAAGTCGCCTACGAACGTATGCCCATGCTCCCGTTCGACGAGGTGGACGTACTCGTCGTGGACCGGATCGGCAAGGACGTGAGCGGGCAGGGGATGGACACCAACGTCACCGGGCGCCGACACTTCACGATCAACGAACCCGAACCCGAGTCGCCCGAGGTGAAACGCATCTACCTCCGCGGCTTCACCGCGAAGACGAAGGGGAACGCGATGGGGATGGGGCAGGCGGACTTCGCCCACCGGGACGTAAAGGAGAACCTCGACTGGCCGAAGGCGCTGATCAACGCCATCACCGCGAGCACCGTCCGGAGCGTTCGCCTGCCGCCGGTCGTCGAGAACGACCGTGCCGGCCTGCTCGGCGCCCTGGGCACCATCGGACCCGTCGCCGGCGACGAGGCGCGCGTCCTGCGTGTGACGGATACGATGCGACTGGAGCGGTGTTACGCCTCCGCACCCCTGATCGAGGCGGCGCGGAAGCGCGACGACCTGCGGGTCGTCGCCGAACCGGGCGATATCGCGTTCGACGACCGCGGGGACTTCGTCGCGCCGTCGCCCGGTGAGGATTAG
- a CDS encoding NADH:flavin oxidoreductase/NADH oxidase, producing MSADLFTPLELRGTEIPNRVMVSPMCQYSCEGRDGLPTDWHHTHLVSRAVGGAGLVMTEATAVEARGRITPHDLGIWSDDHADALAEVTAAIRDRGSVPGIQLAHAGRKASKTRPWEGSEPLTGSDGWETVAPIDAPWPDEGSEVPTRAMTATDIDDVIDAFVAAAERAHDAGFEVAEIHAAHGYLLHEFLSPVTNTRDDDYGGDFEGRTRLLREISSAVREVWPDDRPLFVRISATDWLPDRESWTVEDSVHLAGDLAPLGVDLIDVSAGGIHPDQRIPSTGAGYQERYARRVKEESEGSVAVGAVGGITTPEQADALVRNDRGDLAIVGREHLRDPYFALHAAQRLDRLDAVEVPVQYRRAF from the coding sequence GTGTCTGCCGATCTATTCACGCCGCTCGAACTGCGTGGCACCGAGATTCCGAACCGCGTGATGGTGTCGCCGATGTGCCAGTACTCCTGTGAGGGGCGAGACGGCCTCCCGACCGACTGGCATCACACCCACCTCGTCAGTCGGGCCGTCGGCGGCGCCGGCCTCGTCATGACCGAGGCGACGGCCGTCGAGGCTCGGGGTCGGATCACGCCCCACGACCTCGGCATCTGGAGCGACGACCACGCCGACGCCCTCGCGGAGGTCACGGCCGCGATCAGGGATCGGGGGAGCGTCCCCGGCATCCAACTCGCCCACGCCGGCCGCAAGGCCTCCAAGACCCGGCCGTGGGAGGGGAGCGAACCCCTCACGGGATCGGACGGCTGGGAGACTGTCGCCCCCATCGACGCGCCGTGGCCCGACGAGGGAAGCGAGGTGCCGACGCGGGCGATGACCGCGACCGATATCGACGACGTGATCGACGCGTTCGTCGCGGCGGCCGAACGCGCCCACGACGCCGGCTTCGAGGTGGCCGAGATTCATGCTGCCCACGGCTACCTCCTCCACGAGTTCCTGTCGCCGGTCACCAACACCCGCGACGACGACTACGGCGGCGACTTCGAGGGTCGGACCCGACTCCTCCGCGAGATTTCGAGCGCCGTCCGCGAGGTGTGGCCCGACGACCGGCCGCTGTTCGTCCGCATCTCGGCGACCGACTGGCTCCCCGACCGCGAGTCCTGGACGGTCGAGGACTCCGTCCACCTCGCCGGCGACCTCGCTCCTCTCGGCGTCGACCTGATCGACGTGAGTGCGGGCGGCATCCACCCGGACCAGCGGATTCCCTCGACCGGTGCGGGGTATCAGGAACGGTACGCACGGCGCGTCAAAGAGGAGTCCGAGGGATCGGTCGCCGTCGGCGCCGTCGGCGGTATCACGACCCCGGAGCAGGCCGACGCGCTGGTCAGAAACGATCGGGGGGACCTCGCCATCGTCGGCCGCGAACACCTCCGTGACCCGTACTTCGCGCTGCACGCGGCCCAGCGACTCGACCGCCTCGACGCCGTCGAGGTGCCGGTGCAGTACCGCCGCGCGTTCTAA
- a CDS encoding COG1361 S-layer family protein, giving the protein MNDNGGNGAVRIGVAALLAVALVGSAVAMPVSAEARYSEYQEPKLTTSVQGSNVVVPGETTTLRIGIQNRGTAVTNSEGEVSELASAFRTAGVTPGAAMSTTASFGSGDTPVTLRSGEQPIGTISPDGQQTTTLSLEVAENATPGIYRLPVTLDYQYVRALSVDDQETFVTRRTVSTRTYVTVRIEPTVRLSIESIDGENLRAKEDGRIVVTARNDGTETATDAELLMRGSDQLTPRTNGLSLGTLDPGETATAAFRVGVAETESTDTYAVPFRLRYEDSNGVVRESAVRTGRVTIRDAPTFDLSTTTTDLYVDSTGAVTLSVTNTGDQPVRNARAVLHPMEPFSPLSTSANLGTLDPGETATAKFKLEVADRAIAQDYPLEFTVVYEDAYRETVESDRLTVPVTVGPEMTVDTSGTPTVAAGSTETIEVTVTNTGEGRMRDAVARINVNTPFETDDDTAYVGDLGPGESATVSFTVSVDGAATPKAYSVDTTVKYDNAFGRTVVTDVEPTAVEVTEPRGGLIASILQFLGL; this is encoded by the coding sequence ATGAACGACAACGGCGGAAACGGAGCGGTTCGGATCGGCGTCGCCGCGTTGCTGGCGGTCGCACTGGTGGGTTCGGCCGTGGCGATGCCCGTCAGCGCCGAAGCACGATACAGCGAGTACCAAGAGCCCAAACTGACGACATCGGTACAGGGGTCGAACGTCGTCGTTCCGGGCGAAACGACGACACTACGGATCGGCATCCAGAACCGCGGAACCGCCGTGACCAACTCCGAGGGGGAGGTGTCGGAGCTCGCCTCGGCGTTCCGGACGGCCGGAGTGACCCCGGGGGCGGCGATGTCGACGACGGCATCGTTCGGGTCGGGCGACACGCCCGTCACCCTCCGGAGCGGTGAGCAGCCTATCGGAACTATCTCTCCGGACGGCCAGCAGACGACGACGCTCTCGCTGGAGGTCGCCGAGAACGCCACGCCTGGCATCTACCGGCTTCCGGTCACCCTCGACTACCAGTACGTCAGGGCTCTCAGTGTCGACGACCAGGAGACGTTCGTCACCCGCCGGACCGTCTCCACGCGAACGTACGTGACCGTCAGGATCGAACCGACGGTTCGGCTGAGCATCGAGTCCATCGACGGTGAGAACCTCCGTGCCAAGGAGGACGGCCGTATCGTCGTGACCGCCCGCAACGACGGCACGGAGACGGCCACCGACGCGGAACTGCTGATGCGGGGAAGCGACCAGTTAACCCCGCGAACCAACGGCCTGTCTCTCGGGACGCTCGACCCCGGCGAGACGGCGACGGCCGCCTTCCGCGTCGGCGTGGCCGAGACGGAGTCGACGGACACCTACGCCGTTCCCTTCCGGCTGCGCTACGAGGACAGTAACGGCGTCGTTCGTGAATCAGCGGTTCGAACCGGACGGGTAACGATTCGGGACGCACCCACGTTCGACCTCTCGACCACGACGACCGACCTGTACGTCGACTCGACGGGCGCTGTCACCCTCTCGGTGACGAACACGGGCGATCAGCCCGTCCGCAACGCCCGCGCTGTGTTGCACCCGATGGAGCCGTTCTCGCCACTTTCGACGAGCGCGAACCTCGGCACGCTCGACCCTGGTGAGACGGCGACCGCGAAGTTCAAACTCGAGGTTGCGGACCGCGCCATCGCGCAGGACTACCCGCTCGAGTTCACCGTCGTCTACGAGGACGCGTACCGCGAGACGGTCGAGAGCGACCGGCTGACCGTCCCCGTCACGGTCGGCCCCGAGATGACCGTCGACACCTCGGGAACGCCGACGGTGGCCGCCGGCTCGACCGAGACCATCGAAGTGACCGTCACCAACACCGGCGAGGGGCGGATGCGTGACGCCGTCGCCCGGATCAACGTCAACACTCCCTTCGAGACGGACGACGACACGGCCTACGTCGGCGACTTGGGTCCCGGCGAGTCGGCGACGGTGTCTTTCACCGTGAGCGTCGACGGCGCGGCCACGCCGAAGGCATACTCCGTCGATACGACCGTCAAGTACGACAACGCGTTCGGGCGCACGGTCGTCACCGACGTGGAACCGACCGCCGTCGAGGTGACCGAACCGCGTGGAGGACTGATCGCTTCCATCCTGCAGTTCCTGGGCCTGTAA
- a CDS encoding efflux RND transporter permease subunit, translating to MSPIGTRVRDGLERAGRKSARDPKPVVAVVLLLVLVSGGIAATSLQMSMGMTLYIDDDSETAEEWAALKDDFETGNNVFIVVKSDQLYDPETIRAIDRLDRGYTGLDETTRVISLADIVRAGADGEIPATETGVRRALDRATARNPEMATLRSQVVPESGTTIILADYGEVGTFDRGRLLPQRGADIVYGQIREETDQAALPPGLSVTVTGQPVFENAAFGLMLPEMITLFAGAFALIFGVVYLVMRSKVERGWHVFLPLGTAMTALIYMMGAMGVLGYNFNAIMLGVMPIALGLGIDYGLQTQTRYLEERSNGRSPVDAAGLATRTTGRALLIAMGTTVVGLGSLLVSEVPPVQQFGVTSAVSVFASMVLAVTLLPALLVRFDAGTADVGDDDDDYDRLEAAMGALTRRLTAGKPLLTIFLAVLLVSGGAYAYPQVEPRQQMMDFWPQNLDAKEDLERLEDTVEGSKVIYVVVETDRAYTPETFREVSTYQRLMLEHSNVNAVVSPVSTVRAANGGRLPETQSQLDAALRAASEDGPIAVRDPSATPNKLLLTFYVDDVEGEPVRTLIDEFEGNADYTLTTAEDVQVTGKPVLNRNVIENVTAGLTPMTLLSFALGFAFLALAFRSVKISAVLIAAVAGSAALLVTGAMYLVGIPWNPLTITMSSLTLGIGIDYGVHVFERFEYEVAERGRTRIDAATTAVAKLSRPVIGSSFTTIFGFGVLTVSQFPVLANFGLTTVFAIALSLIAAFGILPAALVTVRLIERHDSTPAAEPAGS from the coding sequence ATGTCTCCCATCGGCACTCGCGTCAGGGACGGCCTCGAACGGGCGGGCAGGAAGAGCGCCCGCGACCCCAAGCCGGTCGTCGCCGTCGTCCTCCTCCTGGTGCTCGTCTCGGGTGGCATCGCCGCCACCTCGCTCCAGATGAGCATGGGGATGACCCTCTACATCGACGACGACTCCGAGACGGCCGAGGAGTGGGCCGCCCTGAAAGACGACTTCGAGACCGGTAACAACGTGTTCATCGTCGTCAAATCCGACCAGCTCTACGATCCCGAGACGATCCGGGCGATCGACCGGCTGGACCGGGGATACACCGGACTCGACGAGACGACGCGCGTGATCAGCCTCGCGGACATCGTGCGCGCCGGAGCGGACGGCGAGATTCCGGCGACCGAGACGGGCGTGCGCCGGGCGCTCGACCGCGCGACGGCCCGGAACCCCGAGATGGCGACGCTCCGCTCGCAGGTCGTCCCCGAATCGGGGACGACGATCATCCTCGCCGACTACGGCGAGGTGGGGACCTTCGACCGCGGGCGGCTCCTCCCACAGCGCGGCGCCGACATCGTCTACGGGCAGATTCGGGAGGAGACCGACCAGGCCGCCCTCCCGCCGGGGCTGTCGGTCACCGTCACCGGTCAGCCCGTCTTCGAGAACGCCGCCTTCGGGCTCATGTTACCGGAGATGATCACGCTGTTCGCGGGCGCGTTCGCGCTCATCTTCGGCGTCGTCTACCTCGTCATGCGCTCGAAAGTGGAGCGGGGCTGGCACGTCTTTCTGCCGCTCGGGACGGCCATGACCGCCCTGATCTACATGATGGGGGCGATGGGCGTCTTGGGCTACAACTTCAACGCGATCATGCTGGGCGTGATGCCCATCGCACTGGGGCTGGGCATCGACTACGGCCTCCAGACCCAGACGCGCTACCTCGAAGAGCGGTCGAACGGGCGATCACCCGTCGACGCCGCGGGGTTGGCGACCCGGACCACGGGCCGGGCGCTCCTCATCGCGATGGGGACGACCGTCGTGGGCCTCGGCTCCTTGCTCGTCTCCGAAGTCCCGCCGGTTCAGCAGTTCGGCGTCACGAGCGCCGTGAGCGTCTTCGCTAGCATGGTGCTCGCTGTGACGCTGCTGCCCGCGCTCCTGGTCCGGTTCGACGCCGGCACCGCCGACGTTGGTGACGACGACGACGATTACGACCGCCTCGAAGCCGCGATGGGGGCGCTGACCCGGCGGCTGACCGCCGGGAAGCCGCTGCTCACGATCTTTCTGGCCGTCCTGCTGGTCTCCGGGGGTGCCTACGCCTACCCGCAGGTCGAGCCCCGCCAGCAGATGATGGACTTCTGGCCCCAGAATCTCGACGCCAAGGAGGATCTGGAGCGCCTAGAAGACACCGTCGAGGGGTCGAAAGTGATCTACGTCGTCGTCGAGACGGACCGGGCGTACACCCCCGAGACGTTCCGGGAGGTGTCGACGTACCAGCGGCTCATGCTGGAACATTCGAACGTGAACGCGGTGGTGAGCCCGGTGTCGACGGTGCGGGCGGCGAACGGGGGACGACTCCCCGAGACGCAGTCACAACTCGACGCCGCGCTTCGGGCGGCGAGCGAGGACGGGCCGATAGCGGTCCGTGATCCGTCGGCCACTCCGAACAAACTCCTCCTGACGTTCTACGTCGACGACGTGGAAGGCGAACCGGTGCGGACGCTGATCGACGAGTTCGAGGGCAACGCCGACTACACCCTGACGACCGCCGAGGACGTGCAGGTGACGGGCAAGCCCGTGCTCAACCGGAACGTCATCGAGAACGTCACCGCCGGGTTGACGCCGATGACTCTACTGAGCTTCGCGCTTGGCTTCGCCTTCCTGGCTCTTGCCTTCCGCTCGGTGAAGATTTCGGCGGTACTGATCGCCGCCGTCGCCGGAAGTGCGGCACTGTTGGTCACGGGGGCGATGTATCTGGTCGGCATCCCGTGGAACCCCCTGACGATCACGATGTCGTCTCTGACGCTCGGCATCGGTATCGACTACGGGGTCCACGTCTTCGAGCGGTTCGAGTACGAGGTGGCCGAGCGCGGCCGGACTCGGATCGACGCCGCGACGACGGCGGTGGCGAAGCTCTCCCGGCCGGTGATCGGGTCGAGTTTCACCACCATCTTCGGATTCGGCGTCCTCACCGTCTCGCAGTTCCCGGTGCTCGCGAACTTCGGGCTGACCACCGTCTTCGCCATCGCGCTGTCGCTGATCGCCGCCTTCGGCATCCTGCCGGCGGCGCTGGTGACGGTGCGGCTGATCGAACGCCACGATTCGACCCCGGCCGCCGAGCCGGCGGGGAGCTAA
- a CDS encoding universal stress protein yields the protein MYDTILIPTDGSDAATTAARYGLTLAERFDATVHVLSVVDPDRFVTDSVGDVDDLIRRQHERFERRARDAVDRVAGASAVPVETHVVEGRPVTVLAAAIDDYDADLVAMGTHGRSGVDRYLLGSLAERTLRTAHVPVLAVREDDAHGAAPTIATVLLATDGSEGTERAADHAVTVAAATGAHLHALTVGDDDGPAERVVARAREAGVDATAAVRSGRPHETILGYARNHGADLVVVGTHGRSGVERVLLGSVAERVLRTATRPVLVVGP from the coding sequence ATGTACGACACCATCCTGATCCCGACCGACGGCAGCGACGCCGCGACGACCGCCGCCCGCTACGGGCTGACCCTGGCCGAGCGCTTCGACGCGACGGTGCACGTCCTCTCGGTCGTCGATCCGGACCGCTTCGTGACCGACAGCGTGGGCGACGTGGACGACCTGATTCGTCGCCAGCACGAGCGCTTCGAACGACGGGCACGGGACGCGGTCGACCGGGTCGCCGGGGCGAGTGCCGTCCCCGTCGAGACCCACGTCGTCGAGGGGCGGCCGGTGACGGTCCTCGCGGCCGCCATCGACGACTACGACGCCGACCTCGTGGCGATGGGGACCCACGGTCGCTCCGGCGTCGACCGCTACCTGCTTGGGAGCCTCGCCGAGCGAACCCTCCGCACCGCACACGTCCCCGTCCTCGCCGTGCGCGAGGACGACGCTCACGGGGCGGCGCCGACTATCGCGACCGTCCTGCTCGCCACCGACGGGAGCGAAGGGACGGAGCGCGCGGCCGACCACGCCGTCACCGTCGCGGCGGCGACCGGGGCACACCTCCACGCTCTGACCGTCGGTGACGACGACGGGCCGGCGGAACGCGTCGTGGCCCGCGCCCGCGAGGCCGGCGTCGACGCCACCGCCGCGGTCCGTTCCGGCCGCCCCCACGAAACCATCCTGGGGTACGCCAGGAATCACGGCGCCGACCTCGTGGTCGTCGGGACTCACGGCCGCTCCGGCGTCGAACGGGTCCTCCTCGGGAGCGTCGCCGAACGCGTCCTCCGGACGGCGACGCGGCCGGTCCTCGTGGTCGGGCCTTAA